The genomic segment ACGGGCATCGTCACCGAACAGCGCGGTGACATCGCGAACATCACCGTCACGCTCTCGAACACCGACTACGCGACCCTGACGTTCGGGTCCGAGGACGTCGGCTTCGTCAGCAACGTGACGGTCGAAGACGTCAACGGTGACGGGCAGGTCAACGTCCTGTTCAACACCCACGCCGCGACCGGCGTGACCAACCTCGCCAACGACGGCGGCAAGGTCTACGACGTCCCCAGCCTCGAGGGTGACGACGACGACATCACCAAGGCTGACATCAGCGAAGACGTCAGCACGCTCCTCGACGCGGGCGAGTACGACGTCGAAGTCCGCTCCGGCGAGGACGCCAGCGACGACTCGCAGGGCGTCGGCACGCTCGTTCTCGAGGAACGCAACACGACGTCCCTCGCGAGCTGGACGGCTCCCTCGGGCACGACGCTCGAAGACACGGACGACGTCTACGAAGCGATCAGCAACAACAACGTCACGCAGGACAACGGCATCGCCTACGGCGACCTCGCCGTCCACCAGATTCAGGCCTCCGGTCTCTACGGTGCGATCGAGGCAGACGGTGACGCGACGGACGTCGCCTTCTACGACGTCGCAGACACCGGTGCGTTCAACTTCTCGGTCGAGCAGGTCGACCCCGGTGCGAACCGCGACCCGTACAGCCTCATCCTGAACGAGACGAACACGGACGTGTTCGCTGACGAGGAGAACGACACGTACTTCATCGTCTACGACACGGACGACAGCGACATCGACACGACCGAGCGTAGCATCGAGAACGACCACACGCTCGAAGCCAACTTCACGGTCGCCGAGGACGAGGGTAACCTCGCCGACGACCGCCAGACGGTCCTCGACGAGTACGACCTCGTCGAAGGCGAGCACTCGCTCGGCGAGCCCGTGAACGTCTCGGCGTCCGCGACCCAGACGATCTCCGGTGAGACGACCGTCGCGCCCGGTACGGAACTCAGCCTGCGCGTCCGCTCTAGCGGCGACACGCAGCCGAGCTTCCTGAAGACCGCGACCGTCTACGTCACCGAGAACAACACGTTCTCGGGCACGTTCGACTTCAGCGAGCAGGAAGTCGGCGACACGTTCGAGGTCACGGTCCGTAACGGTCCCGCAGACTCGGTTTCGGTCGACGGTAACGTCGTCGAAGGCGGCGCTGCGACCGAGACGGCGATGACCGAGACGGACGCGCCGGACACGGCCACGGAAGCGCCGGACACGGCCACGGAAGCGCCGGACACGGCCACGGAAGCGCCGGACACGGCCACGGAAGCGCCGGACACGGCCACCGAGGAACCGGCTGACGACACGGAGACGAGCACGGGTACGCCCGGGTTCGGTGCCGTCGTCGCAGTCACGGCACTCCTCGCCGCCGCGCTCCTCGCCGTCCGCCGCGACTAACGTCTGAACCACCGGCTCACGCCGGTCACCTCACTTCACCTTTCTTTCGACGCCACGGCCCGAGAGCGGTCGCGCCGGTCCGACCGCCGGAGGACAGTCCGCCACGGGCGACACTCCCGCGGTCTGACTGGAGGGGCGCACGGAACGACAAGGGATTTAGTCGGGGCACTCCATCTGTGCTGTATGCCCGGATTGCTGTCTGACGCCCTCGCGTGGGCGGCTATCGTCACGTTCGTCTCCGGTGCCCTCCTCGTCCGGCGAAACGACCGCGCGGCGCGGTACGTCACCGCCGCCGCGTGGGGGCTCTTCGCCGTCTTCTGGCTCCAGTTGGTTCCACACTTCGCGTTCGAGCACAAGAGCTACATCGAGGGGTTCCTCTCGCTGGCCGCGGTCCCGGCGTGTCTGTACGCCGGCTACCTGCTCTACGCCGGACGCGACACGCTGTTCGTCCTCTCGAAAGCCGTCGCCGTGATGGGCGTCATCTACCTCCCGTTCGAGACGATTCCGGCGTTCACGCTACTCGGTCTCTCCGTGCCGGCCCCCAGAGGCGTGCTGATGGAAACCGTCGCCGCACAGACCAAGTTCCTCGTGAACGCGTTCGGCTACCACCCCGAGTTCATCACGGGCGACCAGGGCTACCTCAACACGTTCCTGTTCATGGACGGCGACCACCGACTGAGCGTCTCCGTCGTCCTCGCGTGTACCGGACTGGGTAGCATGGCCATCTTCGCGGGTCTGGTCGCGGCCGTCGAGGCACCGCTTCGTCGGAAGTTCCGCGCGCTGGCCATCGCAATCCCGATCATCTACGCGCTGAACCTCCTCCGGACGACGTTCATCACCATCACGTTCGGCAAGCAGTACTTCCAGTTCTTCGTGGACGAGATACTGCTGCTGTTCGGGTCGAGCGACCCGTACATGGTCTCCTTCTTCATCTCCGACCGCATCATCAGCCAGTTCCTCGCCGTCGTCGCACTCGTCGGCATCACCTACCTCGTCGTCCGCGAGGTGCCGGAACTCCTCACGGTCATCGAGGACGTCCTCTACATGGTCACCGGCGACGAGTACGACCTCAGAGACGCACTCGATCTCGACGCGCCGGCGGGCCGCGGCGGGAGCGGCAGCGTCTGACCGGTCGTCTGCGTTTCAGACTTCGCTCTCGGCGACCACGTCGTCCGGTGCGCCGCCCAGCGTCCGGAGCGCATCGGCTTCGACGTGGTGGACGTCGCCGGGAATCACGAGCATGTGTAGCGGGTCGCCGAACTCCCGGTCGGCCAGCGCAGACAGACGGTCCGCGACGACCACGGGGTTCTCGCTGCCGGCGCGTGCGACGGCGACGCCGAGGACGTCTCTCCACCCCTCGGCCAGCATCTCCGCGGCGTAGTCGGCGCTCATGTACTCCTCGCGGTCGGCCTTGATGTCGAGGTAGACCAGCGTGTGCAGGCCGCGTTCGCGGTTCGCCTCGATTGAGTCGGTCACGCTCTGGGGGACGCCGTCGGCCCCGTGAGCGTAGGGGAACGGCAGCGTCACGGCCTTCCCGAAGCGGTAGTTCTGCAGGCCGGTCAGTCCGCTCGCGGCGGACTGCGCGGTGACGCCGTGTATCAGTCGCGTCTCGATGCCGCGTTCGACGGCGCGGAGACGCAGGTCCACGTGCGTCGTCGAAATCATCGTGTCGCCCGCGGTGAGAAAGACGACGTGGTCGTCCGCGGCGGCGTCGAGAATCTCTTCGGGGTGTTGTTCGACGCCCGCCCGGTCGCGGACTTCGATTTCGACGTCGTGGTACGCTTCGAGGTCCGCCACCGTCGCGCCGACGAGGTGGCTCGTGTAGAACTCCGCGAACGCCCGGTCCGCGTCGGCGAGGGCGTCGCGCCCCTCGACGGTTATCGAGCGCTCGTCGTACAGTCCGAGTCCGACGAAAGTGAGCATACTCTCCCTGTGCCGCCGTCCGGGATAAGTGGCCTGTCCCGACGCGCGTCGTATTGACGAACCGACACGACTAAGAGGGCGGGTGGCAGTTCCACGCACGGGTGCAGTTCTGTCGTTACTGCGACGACCGCACCTTGGTTTGTTCGGTTGACACCCTCGCTGCCGGCGCGACTGGTCATCGCGCCGCCGGGGTGTCTTTGGTCGGGTCTGGAGGTTCAGCACTGACGGTGGCGACGGGCACGACCGCTCGGTAGGTTCTTCCTCGACGCTGAATCAGGCCGCCGCCAGCCACGACCTCGTGGTGATGGGCGAGACGCAGGACCCGTCGTTCGCCAGCGTGTTCGGGGACGCGTACCAACGCGTCGCCGACGCGACGGACCATCCCGTCATCGTCGTACGGGAACACGAGTGACGGGCGTTCGCAGGAGAGTGAAGCCGGTGGAGGGGATTGTGAACCACGGTCGCTCACTTCGTTCGCTCCCTGCTTCAAGTCCCTCCACGCAGGGCTGTTCAGTCTCACTTCGTTCGACAGAAAGAGCCGGTGGAGGGCTTTCAGCCAAACCCTTACCAGCCCATGGATAAACGGTGGTGGTATGCCGAAGCCGAAGCGTGCCATCGAGACGCTCCGCGACAAGCTCGAATCGGACGACCGTGGTGGGTGCGACCGTGACCGTGAGCTGCTCGTTGACTTCTCCGACGAACTCCGCCTCCGGCGGGAGGACTACGGCCACCACCGCCACGAGAAGCTCCTCCGCCACTGCGTCCGGATGAGCGAACACGCGGAGGCCTGTCTCCACGCCACGCTCGTTCGCGAGCGAGATGGTGATCCCGACGACGAAGAGACGTTCTACGCCGCGAAGGACGCCGCGAAGGACGTGGTCGGATGGATCCACGAGACGTACGACGTCGAGGACGGCTCCCAGGAGACGAACCGCGACTACCGCGTCGCGTTCCGTCTGTTCGGCAAGCACATCACGCGCGGTGACGAGATCCCCGACACGCACGACTGGATCTCGACGAAGACGACGCGCGACTACGACCCCGCGCCCGACGAGGCCGACATGCTCGACCGCGAAGCGGACGTCGAACCGATGGTGGAGATGGCGCGAAACCCGCGCGACGCGGCCGCGATCTATCTCCAGTTCGAGGGTGGGTTCCGCGGCGGCGAACTGTACGACATGCGCGTGCGCGACCTCACGGACGGCGAGCACTCGCTGAAGGTGCGCGCCGACGGGAAGCGTGGCGAACACGACGTCCACCTCATCGTCGCCGTCCCGTACATCCAGCAGTGGCTCGCCGACCACCCTGGTGGTCCGGACGACTACCTGTGGACGAAACTCGACGAGCCCGATCGGCTCTCCTACCAGCGCTTTCTGCAGATGTTCCGCGCCCCGGCCGAGCGGGCGGAGATTTCCAAGCCCGTCACGCCGACGAACTTCCGGAAGTCGAACGCATACTGGCTCGCGACGCGCGAGAAGTCCCAGGCGTTCATCGAGGACCGCCAGGGGCGCGCCCGCGGGTCGCCCGTCATCTCCCGGTACGTCGCCATGTTCTCCGGTGAAACCCAGGAGAAGCAGTACGCGGCGATGCACGGCCGCGATATCGTCGAGGACGAACCCGAGGACGTCGCACCCGTCCCGTGCCCGCGCTGCGAGAAGGACACGCCCCGCGGGAAGGATTTCTGCATCCACTGCAACATGTCGCTCGACGCCGAGGCGAAGCAACTGCTCGACGCGGTCAGCGAGATGCTCGACGACCGCGCCGTCGAGGCCGACGATCCCGAGGTCCGGAAGGATCTGCTCCGGGCCCGCCGGACGATCCGCGAGAAGCCGAACGCGATGGACGCCGACGAGCTTCATGAGTTCGCCTCCTCGCTCGGCGTGTCCGAGGACTGAAGGACGAGTTCGCACAGCCGCGACATCTCGTCGTCGTCCTCGTACTCGTCGGCGAGTCGCTCGAACAACTCGCGGTCGTCATCGGTCAGTGCGTCTGTCTGCGCGGGGGGTGCGGGATTACTCATGGCTCAGGGTGATACCGAATTGGGTCTCGATCGCTTGCTGCAGGACGATGCTCCGCTCGGTCTGTGGCCCCGCCATCGTGAGGACGGTCCGCAGCGCCGCGCCACTCCGTAGGAGCGCGACGCGTTCGGGGTGGTAGTACCGGATCTCGTCGACGTGGTTGTACTCGGGCGTCGGGGGCGTGACGTGCCAGCCCGTCTGCCACGCTTCTTCAGGCGTGACGCTCTCGGGCGATGTGCGCTCGGTCCAGCGCCGGTAGCCTTTGCCCCGGACGACGAGGTCGTCGTACCGCTGGATGGCCATCAGACGATCCCTCCCGAGAACATCGCGAGGGCGTACGCGGCGCCGAGCGCCAGCAGGATCATCGCGACCAGACAGAGCAGCGGGCGCTGGATCAGGAGTTGCCCGCGGTCACGCGGTGGGCGAATCCCGCCGTCGAGTGTGGCCTGACCGTCTCCAACGGACCCGTCGAGTCCTTGCTGGCGGAGGAATGCCTGGTCGTCGTGGTCTTCGAGCGCCGGGAGCTGCCAGTATTCACAGTTGCCGCACTCGGGCCCGTCGACCGACTCGTGTCGGGGGACGACCGTTCCGGCGTGCCCGCAGTCGGGGTTCCGGTGCTTTCGACCGGTCCGGACGTCGACGTACACCGTCTCCCGACAGTCGTGTGCCTCGAGTTCGTCGCGGTCGTCGAACTCGCGGTCGCAGTTGGTGCAGCTCGCGGTGATGCGGCGCTTAGGCATCTTCGCCCTCCCGCGGGACGAGATGGCCGGGCAGACGATCCTCCAAGAGACGTGTCTCGACATCCGC from the Halogeometricum rufum genome contains:
- a CDS encoding BGTF surface domain-containing protein, whose protein sequence is MTRKSQQFRAVVLAALMVLSVFAGTIAFTGSAAAAAADGNIDLGAGNGTQVSVEAGPSATLTTVEIGDTDPSSNSRAVVWVDENEDGYWNSSEPQVNVTTNGNGLIDVGDLDVSSLSAGTYNVSAADEPNDNAYDGMMANTTVEDQLEVTSSKAPVLQSAVHYDNDTTSSVDAEVELAFNEDVTVDELNVSVEGESSNLTQDVIDVKNGRVVATLGQVYTQDLEVTYKVTDTQGNTYSNAKTEEVDFAAVSVKADDTKNAYKGSTAAVIAGNASADVEITGTDDDNNFFRSGSTGTNSHVYTFDTTNRDLGDYEVVFDGGQIANVTIRDLGLGVSIEDLTVTNADDSVIEGTVSANAGDRPVTIELLDSDEDVQMTIGADLTGQAEYDFEFNASDLDTGNYTVLVTDNQSSVETESSSIEVSKAGKGSADIGGTGIVTEQRGDIANITVTLSNTDYATLTFGSEDVGFVSNVTVEDVNGDGQVNVLFNTHAATGVTNLANDGGKVYDVPSLEGDDDDITKADISEDVSTLLDAGEYDVEVRSGEDASDDSQGVGTLVLEERNTTSLASWTAPSGTTLEDTDDVYEAISNNNVTQDNGIAYGDLAVHQIQASGLYGAIEADGDATDVAFYDVADTGAFNFSVEQVDPGANRDPYSLILNETNTDVFADEENDTYFIVYDTDDSDIDTTERSIENDHTLEANFTVAEDEGNLADDRQTVLDEYDLVEGEHSLGEPVNVSASATQTISGETTVAPGTELSLRVRSSGDTQPSFLKTATVYVTENNTFSGTFDFSEQEVGDTFEVTVRNGPADSVSVDGNVVEGGAATETAMTETDAPDTATEAPDTATEAPDTATEAPDTATEAPDTATEEPADDTETSTGTPGFGAVVAVTALLAAALLAVRRD
- the artA gene encoding archaeosortase A, producing MPGLLSDALAWAAIVTFVSGALLVRRNDRAARYVTAAAWGLFAVFWLQLVPHFAFEHKSYIEGFLSLAAVPACLYAGYLLYAGRDTLFVLSKAVAVMGVIYLPFETIPAFTLLGLSVPAPRGVLMETVAAQTKFLVNAFGYHPEFITGDQGYLNTFLFMDGDHRLSVSVVLACTGLGSMAIFAGLVAAVEAPLRRKFRALAIAIPIIYALNLLRTTFITITFGKQYFQFFVDEILLLFGSSDPYMVSFFISDRIISQFLAVVALVGITYLVVREVPELLTVIEDVLYMVTGDEYDLRDALDLDAPAGRGGSGSV
- the dph5 gene encoding diphthine synthase, which gives rise to MLTFVGLGLYDERSITVEGRDALADADRAFAEFYTSHLVGATVADLEAYHDVEIEVRDRAGVEQHPEEILDAAADDHVVFLTAGDTMISTTHVDLRLRAVERGIETRLIHGVTAQSAASGLTGLQNYRFGKAVTLPFPYAHGADGVPQSVTDSIEANRERGLHTLVYLDIKADREEYMSADYAAEMLAEGWRDVLGVAVARAGSENPVVVADRLSALADREFGDPLHMLVIPGDVHHVEADALRTLGGAPDDVVAESEV
- a CDS encoding tyrosine-type recombinase/integrase, with amino-acid sequence MPKPKRAIETLRDKLESDDRGGCDRDRELLVDFSDELRLRREDYGHHRHEKLLRHCVRMSEHAEACLHATLVRERDGDPDDEETFYAAKDAAKDVVGWIHETYDVEDGSQETNRDYRVAFRLFGKHITRGDEIPDTHDWISTKTTRDYDPAPDEADMLDREADVEPMVEMARNPRDAAAIYLQFEGGFRGGELYDMRVRDLTDGEHSLKVRADGKRGEHDVHLIVAVPYIQQWLADHPGGPDDYLWTKLDEPDRLSYQRFLQMFRAPAERAEISKPVTPTNFRKSNAYWLATREKSQAFIEDRQGRARGSPVISRYVAMFSGETQEKQYAAMHGRDIVEDEPEDVAPVPCPRCEKDTPRGKDFCIHCNMSLDAEAKQLLDAVSEMLDDRAVEADDPEVRKDLLRARRTIREKPNAMDADELHEFASSLGVSED
- a CDS encoding kinesin — translated: MSNPAPPAQTDALTDDDRELFERLADEYEDDDEMSRLCELVLQSSDTPSEEANS